In the genome of Vicia villosa cultivar HV-30 ecotype Madison, WI linkage group LG7, Vvil1.0, whole genome shotgun sequence, one region contains:
- the LOC131620487 gene encoding phenylacetaldehyde reductase-like isoform X4, with translation MMSGEGKVVCVTGASGYIASWIVKFLLQRRYTVRATVRDPSNPKKVDHLIKLDGAKERLQLFKADLLEQGSFDSIIDGCDGVFHTASPVRLVVDDPQAELIDPAVKGTLNVLKSCAKSPSVKRVVYTSSVAAVLFNTRPKNPEVIVDETWFSDPELCRESQLWYMLAKTLAEAAGWEFVNKNKIDMVVINPTMVAGPLLQPEVNESVQPILDIINGLPFRNKNYGWVNVKDVANAHIHAYEITSASGRYCLSERMLHCSELAKILQDLYPTLQISDKCEDDEPYMPLYQFSKEKINSLGIEFIPLEVSLKETVESLREKKIVKF, from the exons ATGATGAGTGGGGAAGGGAAGGTGGTGTGTGTGACAGGTGCTTCTGGTTATATTGCTTCATGGATTGTCAAGTTCCTCCTCCAACGTCGTTACACCGTCAGAGCCACCGTTCGAGATCCAA GTAATCCGAAAAAGGTTGACCACTTGATTAAACTTGATGGTGCAAAAGAGAGGTTGCAGCTCTTTAAGGCTGATCTTTTGGAACAAGGTTCCTTTGACTCTATTATTGATGGTTGTGATGGTGTCTTTCATACTGCTTCACCTGTACGTTTAGTTGTAGACGACCCTCAG GCTGAGTTGATTGATCCTGCAGTGAAGGGAACTCTTAATGTTCTTAAATCATGCGCAAAGTCACCATCTGTGAAGCGAGTTGTCTATACTTCTTCTGTAGCTGCAGTATTATTTAACACAAGGCCGAAGAACCCCGAAGTCATAGTTGACGAGACATGGTTTTCAGATCCAGAATTGTGTAGGGAATCACAG TTATGGTATATGCTTGCAAAGACTTTGGCTGAGGCTGCTGGGTGGGAATTTGTAAATAAAAACAAGATTGACATGGTTGTTATTAACCCGACAATGGTTGCTGGACCTCTCTTACAACCAGAGGTTAACGAAAGTGTTCAACCAATTCTAGACATAATAAATG GTTTACCTTTTCGAAATAAAAACTATGGATGGGTGAATGTGAAAGATGTTGCGAACGCCCATATTCATGCATATGAGATTACTTCAGCTAGCGGAAGATATTGTTTGTCTGAGAGAATGCTACACTGTTCAGAACTTGCTAAAATTTTACAAGATCTGTACCCAACATTACAAATTTCAGACAA GTGTGAGGATGATGAGCCATACATGCCATTGTATCAGTTTTCCAAGGAAAAGATTAACAGTTTGGGAATCGAGTTTATTCCTTTAGAAGTCAGTCTCAAGGAAACTGTGGAAAGCTTGAGGGAGAAAAAAATTGTCAAGTTTTAA